One stretch of Corynebacterium auriscanis DNA includes these proteins:
- the dnaJ gene encoding molecular chaperone DnaJ: MARDYYGILGVSKDATDSEIKKAYRKLARKYHPDVNPSEEAAEKFNELSVAQEVLLDPQKRQIVDAGGDPEAQGGGFGGAGGFGGFGGGGLGDIFDAFFGGGGGGRRRGPRVSRVRPGNDALVGIEATLEEIYTGVEREVTVETAVRCDTCDATGSKSKKAPETCPTCQGYGEVMEIQNSMLGQVQVARPCHRCGGTGEIIPDPCEVCAGDGRVRSRKTIKVNVPAGISDGMRLRLAGKGEVGPGGGPNGDLYVDVRTREHAHFIREGDDLHITIKVPAVEATLGSSVEVPMLDESVQTVTIEPGTQPDAVITVPERGMPHLRRERDGYGNLYAHVEVIIPTELSRADKERWEELRDRSEESVSVGTKNDHSEGLFSRLRSRFAR; this comes from the coding sequence GTGGCTCGTGACTACTACGGCATCCTCGGCGTGAGCAAGGACGCTACCGATTCCGAGATCAAAAAAGCTTATCGCAAGCTGGCCCGCAAGTATCACCCCGATGTCAACCCCTCTGAGGAGGCGGCGGAGAAGTTCAATGAACTCTCTGTCGCCCAAGAGGTGCTGCTCGATCCGCAAAAGCGACAGATTGTTGATGCGGGTGGTGATCCCGAAGCTCAAGGTGGTGGCTTCGGCGGCGCTGGTGGCTTCGGAGGTTTCGGGGGCGGCGGCCTGGGCGATATATTCGACGCGTTCTTTGGCGGTGGAGGCGGAGGTCGGCGCCGCGGACCGCGCGTTTCTCGTGTCCGCCCGGGCAACGATGCGTTGGTGGGGATCGAGGCGACGTTGGAAGAAATCTATACCGGTGTAGAGCGCGAAGTGACAGTGGAAACCGCCGTGCGCTGTGACACGTGCGACGCGACCGGTTCGAAATCCAAAAAGGCGCCGGAGACCTGCCCCACGTGCCAGGGCTACGGCGAAGTCATGGAGATTCAAAACTCTATGCTGGGGCAGGTTCAGGTTGCCCGTCCGTGCCACCGCTGTGGTGGAACTGGCGAGATTATCCCCGATCCCTGCGAGGTCTGTGCCGGTGACGGTCGCGTGCGCTCCCGCAAGACCATCAAGGTCAACGTGCCCGCAGGGATCTCCGACGGCATGCGCCTGCGCTTGGCCGGCAAGGGGGAGGTGGGCCCTGGCGGCGGGCCAAATGGCGACCTTTACGTGGACGTGCGTACTCGCGAGCACGCACACTTCATACGCGAGGGCGATGACCTCCACATAACGATCAAGGTGCCTGCGGTGGAGGCCACGTTGGGTTCCAGCGTGGAGGTTCCCATGCTGGACGAATCCGTGCAGACTGTCACGATTGAACCGGGAACCCAGCCGGATGCTGTGATCACCGTGCCGGAACGCGGTATGCCGCATTTGCGGCGGGAGCGCGATGGCTACGGAAACCTTTATGCCCACGTTGAGGTGATTATCCCAACGGAACTCAGTCGTGCGGACAAGGAACGGTGGGAGGAACTGCGTGATCGTTCCGAGGAGTCCGTATCCGTCGGGACCAAGAACGATCATAGCGAGGGACTGTTTTCCCGCCTGCGTTCCCGTTTCGCCCGCTAG
- a CDS encoding PhoH family protein translates to MTPSQAHPRVASSTVELDPDAAVAVAGPGDENLRVIENAYDADMLTRGNRVTIRGEASEVSRVRQVLQEMANLVSRGNTVTPDTTRRIIALHNDRGSRSLQLGGEPEEPQQVGAPVLGSDDPIVSYRGKTVRPKTPGQSEYVEAIDDHSVVFGVGPAGTGKTYLAMAKAVQALQNKDVTRIILTRPAVEAGEKLGFLPGTLGDKIDPYLRPLHDALREMVDPEMIPRLMESGVIEVAPLAYMRGRTLNDSFVVLDEGQNTTPAQMKMFLTRLGFGSKMVVTGDLSQTDLPHHQESGLRVAQRILRDVPGVHVTAFDSDDVVRHRLVSRIVDAYEAFEAEEEQARMDREEELQERRLGRGKKHKG, encoded by the coding sequence ATGACCCCATCTCAGGCTCACCCCCGCGTGGCCAGCTCTACCGTTGAGCTGGACCCAGATGCTGCTGTGGCCGTTGCCGGTCCAGGGGATGAAAACCTGCGTGTGATTGAGAATGCCTACGACGCGGACATGCTCACCAGGGGCAACCGTGTGACCATCCGCGGTGAGGCCTCCGAGGTTTCGCGTGTGAGGCAGGTCCTCCAAGAAATGGCCAACTTGGTCAGTCGTGGCAACACGGTTACACCAGATACCACTCGTCGGATCATCGCGTTGCACAACGATCGTGGCTCCCGTAGTCTCCAGCTGGGTGGGGAGCCGGAGGAGCCCCAGCAAGTGGGTGCTCCTGTTCTTGGGTCCGATGATCCGATCGTCAGCTACCGTGGCAAGACCGTCCGGCCGAAAACTCCCGGCCAGTCGGAATACGTGGAAGCTATCGATGATCATTCCGTCGTGTTCGGTGTGGGACCGGCGGGGACGGGTAAAACGTATCTGGCTATGGCCAAGGCGGTTCAAGCCTTGCAAAACAAGGACGTGACCCGCATTATCCTTACTCGTCCCGCGGTGGAAGCGGGAGAGAAATTGGGATTTCTGCCGGGCACTCTTGGCGATAAAATTGATCCGTATCTGCGCCCGCTGCATGATGCGCTGCGCGAGATGGTTGATCCGGAGATGATCCCGCGCCTCATGGAGAGCGGTGTTATTGAGGTTGCTCCGTTGGCGTACATGCGCGGTCGCACGCTTAACGATTCCTTCGTGGTTCTCGACGAGGGCCAGAACACCACGCCCGCGCAGATGAAGATGTTCCTCACGCGCCTGGGCTTCGGTTCCAAAATGGTCGTTACGGGCGATCTCAGTCAAACCGATTTACCGCATCATCAGGAATCGGGTTTGCGCGTGGCACAGCGGATTTTGCGGGATGTTCCCGGCGTGCACGTCACTGCCTTTGACAGTGACGATGTGGTGCGTCACCGTTTGGTCTCTAGGATTGTCGACGCCTACGAGGCTTTCGAGGCCGAAGAGGAACAAGCCCGCATGGACCGCGAAGAAGAACTCCAAGAGCGCCGCCTCGGACGTGGCAAGAAGCACAAAGGATAG
- the ybeY gene encoding rRNA maturation RNase YbeY, whose protein sequence is MSIEVFNESGRGEVNEEELIDVARYALWTLDVHSAAELSIHIVDLDTIADLHERWLDLPGPTDVMSFPMDELTPGWGRKDGPPPSPAMLGDIMLCPDFAERQADRAGHSLAHELDLLTVHGVLHLLGFDHTTPEEEQRMFSLQNEILANWYDSQEERGVSFAPKPSGAGAFPTAADRVDAKDDSGATNIDTSASHPDKD, encoded by the coding sequence GTGAGTATTGAAGTTTTCAATGAATCCGGTCGTGGAGAAGTCAATGAGGAGGAGCTCATTGATGTAGCTAGGTACGCACTGTGGACTCTCGATGTTCATTCTGCAGCGGAACTGTCGATCCATATTGTGGATCTGGACACTATTGCTGATCTGCATGAACGGTGGTTGGACTTGCCAGGCCCCACGGATGTCATGAGTTTCCCTATGGATGAACTCACACCGGGTTGGGGCCGTAAGGACGGTCCTCCGCCGAGTCCAGCGATGTTGGGAGACATCATGTTGTGCCCGGACTTCGCGGAGCGCCAGGCCGACCGAGCTGGCCATTCTCTAGCTCATGAGCTGGACTTGCTGACGGTGCACGGTGTGTTGCACCTGTTGGGCTTTGATCACACCACGCCTGAGGAGGAGCAGCGCATGTTCTCCCTCCAGAATGAGATTCTGGCTAATTGGTATGACTCGCAAGAGGAGCGTGGCGTCAGTTTTGCACCAAAGCCCAGCGGGGCCGGGGCCTTCCCTACGGCGGCGGACCGCGTAGATGCTAAAGATGATTCGGGCGCAACGAACATCGACACCAGCGCCAGCCACCCCGACAAAGACTAA
- a CDS encoding 16S rRNA (uracil(1498)-N(3))-methyltransferase, translating to MTDPVFIHPIPIEAAADGSAGFRFALTGAEAKHVDVKRLKDGEPLVITDGQSRAVRAVWRGGQVEVTEGLAVPAPRPMVTVVQAIPKSERAELAVDLMVQAGADRIIPWESARTIAKWAGKEHKARLKWENAARSAAKQARRLRVPEVTMPVRSVAQIAEFLDDAPTASRQILVLHESASVSVKSCDFTTCDEVVLVIGPEGGVAPEEIDQLESLGARTVVLGPEVLRTASAAAVALGAIGALSPRWAATTD from the coding sequence ATGACTGACCCAGTATTCATTCACCCCATCCCTATAGAAGCGGCCGCCGATGGCAGTGCGGGATTTCGCTTTGCCCTCACAGGGGCCGAAGCCAAGCACGTAGATGTGAAGCGCCTCAAGGATGGGGAACCGCTGGTTATCACAGACGGTCAGTCGCGGGCCGTTCGTGCGGTTTGGCGCGGGGGGCAGGTAGAGGTGACAGAAGGGTTAGCTGTTCCGGCACCTCGGCCTATGGTGACAGTCGTACAGGCCATCCCGAAATCTGAGCGAGCCGAACTCGCCGTGGATCTCATGGTGCAAGCCGGTGCTGATCGGATCATCCCCTGGGAATCGGCCCGCACGATCGCTAAGTGGGCAGGCAAAGAGCACAAGGCGCGTTTGAAGTGGGAAAACGCTGCCCGATCTGCGGCCAAGCAGGCGCGCCGTTTGCGGGTTCCCGAGGTCACCATGCCAGTTCGCTCAGTCGCGCAGATTGCCGAGTTTTTGGACGACGCCCCCACGGCCAGCCGCCAAATTCTCGTCTTGCACGAAAGCGCCTCCGTGAGTGTGAAGTCCTGTGATTTCACCACCTGTGATGAGGTCGTGCTGGTTATCGGTCCCGAAGGCGGCGTGGCGCCGGAGGAGATTGATCAGCTGGAATCCCTAGGTGCCCGCACGGTTGTTCTTGGACCCGAAGTGTTGCGTACGGCTTCTGCAGCAGCTGTGGCCCTCGGGGCAATCGGTGCGCTCAGTCCTCGCTGGGCTGCAACCACCGACTAG